One Elephas maximus indicus isolate mEleMax1 chromosome X, mEleMax1 primary haplotype, whole genome shotgun sequence DNA segment encodes these proteins:
- the HDAC6 gene encoding histone deacetylase 6 isoform X2: MTSTGQDSTTNRQRRSRHNPHSPSHNSSVISKRGVKKGAVPRSSPSLAEVKKKGRMKKLSQAAEQDLIMGLQELDLNLEPKALSGTGLVFEEQLNEFHCLWDDSFPECPERLHAIKEQLTQEGLLDRCISFQARSAKKEELMLVHSLEYIDLMETTQYMNEAELRILAKTYDSVYLHPNSYTCACLASGSVLRLVDAVLGAKVRNGMAVIRPPGHHAQHNLMDGYCMFNHVAVAARYAQQKHDIQRVLIVDWDVHHGQGTQFTFDQDPSVLYFSIHRYEHGQFWPHLKASNWSATGFGRGQGYNINVPWNQVGMRDADYIAAFLRILLPVALEFQPQLVLVAAGYDALQGDPKGKMAATPAGFAQLTHMLMGLAGGKLILSLEGGYNYRSLAEGVSASLHTLLGDPCPMLESPGAPCLSARTSISCTLVALKPFWEVLMQSAETLEEDCVEKDKEEGPWEPPVPQIMAWPMLCARTGLVYDRRMMNHYNLWDNHHPEMPQRISRIMCHLEGLGLTERCLTLPARPATDAELLTCHSAEYIARLRATENMKTRELHREGANFDSIYICPSTFTCAQLATGAVCRLVEAVLAGEVLNGTAVVRPPGHHAEWDAACGFCFFNSVAVAARHAQAISGHALRILIVDWDIHHGNGTQHIFEDDPSVLYMSLHRYDHGTFFPMGNEGASSQIGQAPGVGFTVNVAWNGPRMGDPDYLAAWHRLVLPIAYEFNPELVLVSAGFDAAQGDPLGGCQVSPEGYAHLTHLLMGLANGRIILILEGGYNLTSISESMAACTRTLLGDPPPLLGPLRPPLSGALASISETVHVHRRYWRSLRIRKVEDKEEEPSNSELVTKKEPQPANPGSAKGMARPEENILEAGMGKATSASPVEESIPGQAKSEIATVELAKDKSLEVATGGAMLDQTTSEGPVGHTKLASCTDSQTPPSSPVQGTTPYIFPSNLIESLRTLDLSNKTQKAPDSQTPEEKLLGEAAGGQDLDDSKLMGFGDTDEATFYAVTPLPWCPHLTAVCPIPAAGLDVTQPCQDCGSLQENWVCLSCYQVCCGRYINAHMIQHHEDLGHPLVLSFVDLSTWCYHCQAYVHHQALLDVKNLAHQNKFGEDMPRPH; this comes from the exons ATGACCTCCACCGGCCAAGATTCCACCACAAACAGACAGCGAAGGAGTAGACACAACCCCCACTCACCCTCCCATAACTCCAGCGTCATCTCG AAGCGTGGTGTTAAAAAGGGTGCTGTACCCCGCTCCAGCCCTAGTCTAGCAGAGGTAAAGAagaaaggcagaatgaagaagcTCAGCCAAGCAGCAGAGCAAGACCTAATCATGGGGCTGCAAGAGCTG GATCTGAACCTGGAGCCCAAGGCACTGTCTGGCACAGGCTTGGTGTTCGAAGAGCAGCTAAATGAATTCCACTGCCTCTGGGATGACAG CTTCCCTGAATGCCCTGAGCGGCTCCATGCCATCAAGGAGCAGCTGACCCAGGAGGGCCTCTTAGATCGCTGTATCTCCTTCCAG GCTCGGTCAGCCAAAAAGGAGGAGCTGATGTTGGTTCACAG CCTAGAATACATTGATCTGATGGAGACGACCCAGTACATGAATGAGGCGGAACTCCGCATCCTGGCAAAGACCTATGACTCAGTCTACCTGCATCCA AACTCATACACCTGTGCCTGCCTAGCCTCAGGCTCTGTCCTCAGACTGGTGGATGCGGTTCTGGGGGCCAAAGTCCGGAATGGCATGGCTGTCATCAG GCCTCCTGGACACCACGCCCAGCACAATCTTATGGATGGGTATTGCATGTTCAACCATGTGGCCGTGGCTGCCCGCTACGCTCAGCAGAAGCATGATATTCAGAG GGTCCTTATTGTGGATTGGGATGTGCACCATGGTCAAGGAACACAGTTCACCTTTGACCAGGACCCCAG CGTCCTGTATTTCTCCATCCACCGCTATGAGCACGGCCAGTTCTGGCCCCACCTTAAGGCCTCTAACTGGTCCGCCACAGGCTTCGGCCGAGGTCAGGGATACAACATCAATGTGCCTTGGAACCAG GTGGGGATGCGGGATGCCGACTACATTGCTGCGTTCCTGCGCATCCTGCTGCCAGTTGCCCTTGAG TTCCAGCCACAGCTGGTCCTGGTGGCTGCTGGATATGATGCCCTCCAAGGGGACCCCAAG GGCAAGATGGCTGCCACTCCAGCAGGGTTCGCGCAGCTGACCCACATGCTCATGGGTCTGGCAGGAGGCAAGCTGATCCTGTCTCTGGAG GGTGGCTACAACTACCGCTCCCTGGCTGAGGGCGTCAGTGCCTCGCTCCACACCCTTCTGGGAGACCCTTGTCCCATGCTGGAGTCCCCTGGTGCCCCCTGCTTGAG TGCCCGAACTTCGATTTCCTGCACTCTGGTAGCCCTCAAGCCCTTCTGGGAGGTCCTTATGCAATCTG CTGAGACCCTCGAGGAGGACTGCGTGGAGAAGGACAAGGAGGAGGGGCCGTGGGAGCCCCCTGTGCCccaaatcatggcctggccaatgCTGTGTGCTCGCACAGGGCTGGTCTATGACCGGCGTATGATGAATCACTACAACTTATGGGACAA CCACCACCCCGAGATGCCCCAGCGCATCTCGCGAATTATGTGCCATCTGGAGGGGCTGGGCCTCACTGAGCGCTGCCTCACCCTGCCTGCACGCCCCGCCACAGATGCCGAGCTGCTCACCTGCCACAG TGCTGAGTACATAGCTCGTCTGCGGGCCACGGAGAACATGAAGACCCGGGAACTGCACCGTGAGGGCGCCAActttgactccatctacatctgCCCCAGCACCTTCACCTGTGCACAGCTCGCCACTGGCGCTGTGTGCCGCCTAGTGGAGGCTGTGCTTGCTGGAGAG GTACTGAATGGTACTGCTGTGGTGCGCCCACCAGGACACCATGCAGAGTGGGATGCTGCTTGTGGTTTCTGCTTTTTTAACTCTGTGGCTGTGGCTGCTCGCCATGCCCAGGCCATCAGTGGGCATGCCCTGCG gatcCTGATCGTGGATTGGGACATCCATCATGGTAATGGAACTCAGCACATATTTGAGGATGACCCCAG TGTGCTCTACATGTCACTTCACCGCTATGATCATGGCACCTTCTTCCCCATGGGGAATGAGGGTGCCAGCAGCCAGATTGGCCAGGCCCCCGGTGTAGGCTTCACTGTCAACGTGGCCTGGAATGGGCCCCGCATGGGTGACCCCGACTACCTGGCTGCCTGGCATCGTCTGGTACTTCCCATTGCCTACGAG TTTAACCCAGAACTGGTGCTGGTCTCAGCTGGCTTTGACGCCGCACAGGGAGACCCCTTGGGGGGTTGCCAGGTGTCACCTGAAGGCTACGCCCACCTCACCCACCTGCTGATGGGCCTTGCCAACGGCCGCATTATCCTAATCCTAGAG GGTGGCTATAACCTGACATCCATCTCGGAGTCCATGGCTGCCTGCACCCGCACCCTCCTTGGGGACCCACCACCCCTGCTGGGCCCTCTGAGGCCCCCGCTATCAGGGGCCCTTGCCTCGATCTCAGAGACTGTCCACGTCCATCGCAGATACTGGCGTAGCTTGCGGATCAGAA AGGTGGAGGACAAGGAGGAGGAACCCTCCAATTCTGAGCTGGTCACCAAGAAGGAGCCTCAACCAGCCAATCCTGGGTCAGCCAAGGGGATGGCCAggccagaagaaaacattctggaagcAGGCATGGGGAAGGCTACCTCAGCATCACCTGTGGAGGAGTCCATTCCAGGCCAGGCTAAGTCAGAGATAGCCACGGTGGAGCTCGCTAAAGACAAGTCCTTGGAGGTAGCCACTGGTGGGGCCATGCTGGACCAGACCACCTCAGAGGGGCCTGTGGGGCACACCAAGCTAGCTTCATGCACTGACAGCCAGACCCCCCCATCCTCACCTGTGCAGGGAACCACCCCTTACATATTCCCCAGTAACTTGATTGAGAGTCTCAGGACCTTGGACCTAAGCAATAAGACTCAG AAGGCCCCAGATTCTCAGACCCCAGAAGAGAAGCTACTAGGAGAGGCAGCTGGAGGTCAGGACTTGGATGATTCCAAGCTGATGGGCTTTGGTGACACTGACGAG GCCACCTTTTATGCTGTGACACCACTGCCCTGGTGTCCCCATT
- the HDAC6 gene encoding histone deacetylase 6 isoform X1 — protein MTSTGQDSTTNRQRRSRHNPHSPSHNSSVISKRGVKKGAVPRSSPSLAEVKKKGRMKKLSQAAEQDLIMGLQELDLNLEPKALSGTGLVFEEQLNEFHCLWDDSFPECPERLHAIKEQLTQEGLLDRCISFQARSAKKEELMLVHSLEYIDLMETTQYMNEAELRILAKTYDSVYLHPNSYTCACLASGSVLRLVDAVLGAKVRNGMAVIRPPGHHAQHNLMDGYCMFNHVAVAARYAQQKHDIQRVLIVDWDVHHGQGTQFTFDQDPSVLYFSIHRYEHGQFWPHLKASNWSATGFGRGQGYNINVPWNQVGMRDADYIAAFLRILLPVALEFQPQLVLVAAGYDALQGDPKGKMAATPAGFAQLTHMLMGLAGGKLILSLEGGYNYRSLAEGVSASLHTLLGDPCPMLESPGAPCLSARTSISCTLVALKPFWEVLMQSAETLEEDCVEKDKEEGPWEPPVPQIMAWPMLCARTGLVYDRRMMNHYNLWDNHHPEMPQRISRIMCHLEGLGLTERCLTLPARPATDAELLTCHRWGWNHLTAHQCSSHASSAEYIARLRATENMKTRELHREGANFDSIYICPSTFTCAQLATGAVCRLVEAVLAGEVLNGTAVVRPPGHHAEWDAACGFCFFNSVAVAARHAQAISGHALRILIVDWDIHHGNGTQHIFEDDPSVLYMSLHRYDHGTFFPMGNEGASSQIGQAPGVGFTVNVAWNGPRMGDPDYLAAWHRLVLPIAYEFNPELVLVSAGFDAAQGDPLGGCQVSPEGYAHLTHLLMGLANGRIILILEGGYNLTSISESMAACTRTLLGDPPPLLGPLRPPLSGALASISETVHVHRRYWRSLRIRKVEDKEEEPSNSELVTKKEPQPANPGSAKGMARPEENILEAGMGKATSASPVEESIPGQAKSEIATVELAKDKSLEVATGGAMLDQTTSEGPVGHTKLASCTDSQTPPSSPVQGTTPYIFPSNLIESLRTLDLSNKTQKAPDSQTPEEKLLGEAAGGQDLDDSKLMGFGDTDEATFYAVTPLPWCPHLTAVCPIPAAGLDVTQPCQDCGSLQENWVCLSCYQVCCGRYINAHMIQHHEDLGHPLVLSFVDLSTWCYHCQAYVHHQALLDVKNLAHQNKFGEDMPRPH, from the exons ATGACCTCCACCGGCCAAGATTCCACCACAAACAGACAGCGAAGGAGTAGACACAACCCCCACTCACCCTCCCATAACTCCAGCGTCATCTCG AAGCGTGGTGTTAAAAAGGGTGCTGTACCCCGCTCCAGCCCTAGTCTAGCAGAGGTAAAGAagaaaggcagaatgaagaagcTCAGCCAAGCAGCAGAGCAAGACCTAATCATGGGGCTGCAAGAGCTG GATCTGAACCTGGAGCCCAAGGCACTGTCTGGCACAGGCTTGGTGTTCGAAGAGCAGCTAAATGAATTCCACTGCCTCTGGGATGACAG CTTCCCTGAATGCCCTGAGCGGCTCCATGCCATCAAGGAGCAGCTGACCCAGGAGGGCCTCTTAGATCGCTGTATCTCCTTCCAG GCTCGGTCAGCCAAAAAGGAGGAGCTGATGTTGGTTCACAG CCTAGAATACATTGATCTGATGGAGACGACCCAGTACATGAATGAGGCGGAACTCCGCATCCTGGCAAAGACCTATGACTCAGTCTACCTGCATCCA AACTCATACACCTGTGCCTGCCTAGCCTCAGGCTCTGTCCTCAGACTGGTGGATGCGGTTCTGGGGGCCAAAGTCCGGAATGGCATGGCTGTCATCAG GCCTCCTGGACACCACGCCCAGCACAATCTTATGGATGGGTATTGCATGTTCAACCATGTGGCCGTGGCTGCCCGCTACGCTCAGCAGAAGCATGATATTCAGAG GGTCCTTATTGTGGATTGGGATGTGCACCATGGTCAAGGAACACAGTTCACCTTTGACCAGGACCCCAG CGTCCTGTATTTCTCCATCCACCGCTATGAGCACGGCCAGTTCTGGCCCCACCTTAAGGCCTCTAACTGGTCCGCCACAGGCTTCGGCCGAGGTCAGGGATACAACATCAATGTGCCTTGGAACCAG GTGGGGATGCGGGATGCCGACTACATTGCTGCGTTCCTGCGCATCCTGCTGCCAGTTGCCCTTGAG TTCCAGCCACAGCTGGTCCTGGTGGCTGCTGGATATGATGCCCTCCAAGGGGACCCCAAG GGCAAGATGGCTGCCACTCCAGCAGGGTTCGCGCAGCTGACCCACATGCTCATGGGTCTGGCAGGAGGCAAGCTGATCCTGTCTCTGGAG GGTGGCTACAACTACCGCTCCCTGGCTGAGGGCGTCAGTGCCTCGCTCCACACCCTTCTGGGAGACCCTTGTCCCATGCTGGAGTCCCCTGGTGCCCCCTGCTTGAG TGCCCGAACTTCGATTTCCTGCACTCTGGTAGCCCTCAAGCCCTTCTGGGAGGTCCTTATGCAATCTG CTGAGACCCTCGAGGAGGACTGCGTGGAGAAGGACAAGGAGGAGGGGCCGTGGGAGCCCCCTGTGCCccaaatcatggcctggccaatgCTGTGTGCTCGCACAGGGCTGGTCTATGACCGGCGTATGATGAATCACTACAACTTATGGGACAA CCACCACCCCGAGATGCCCCAGCGCATCTCGCGAATTATGTGCCATCTGGAGGGGCTGGGCCTCACTGAGCGCTGCCTCACCCTGCCTGCACGCCCCGCCACAGATGCCGAGCTGCTCACCTGCCACAG GTGGGGCTGGAACCACCTCACTGCCCACCAGTGCTCGTCTCATGCCTCCAGTGCTGAGTACATAGCTCGTCTGCGGGCCACGGAGAACATGAAGACCCGGGAACTGCACCGTGAGGGCGCCAActttgactccatctacatctgCCCCAGCACCTTCACCTGTGCACAGCTCGCCACTGGCGCTGTGTGCCGCCTAGTGGAGGCTGTGCTTGCTGGAGAG GTACTGAATGGTACTGCTGTGGTGCGCCCACCAGGACACCATGCAGAGTGGGATGCTGCTTGTGGTTTCTGCTTTTTTAACTCTGTGGCTGTGGCTGCTCGCCATGCCCAGGCCATCAGTGGGCATGCCCTGCG gatcCTGATCGTGGATTGGGACATCCATCATGGTAATGGAACTCAGCACATATTTGAGGATGACCCCAG TGTGCTCTACATGTCACTTCACCGCTATGATCATGGCACCTTCTTCCCCATGGGGAATGAGGGTGCCAGCAGCCAGATTGGCCAGGCCCCCGGTGTAGGCTTCACTGTCAACGTGGCCTGGAATGGGCCCCGCATGGGTGACCCCGACTACCTGGCTGCCTGGCATCGTCTGGTACTTCCCATTGCCTACGAG TTTAACCCAGAACTGGTGCTGGTCTCAGCTGGCTTTGACGCCGCACAGGGAGACCCCTTGGGGGGTTGCCAGGTGTCACCTGAAGGCTACGCCCACCTCACCCACCTGCTGATGGGCCTTGCCAACGGCCGCATTATCCTAATCCTAGAG GGTGGCTATAACCTGACATCCATCTCGGAGTCCATGGCTGCCTGCACCCGCACCCTCCTTGGGGACCCACCACCCCTGCTGGGCCCTCTGAGGCCCCCGCTATCAGGGGCCCTTGCCTCGATCTCAGAGACTGTCCACGTCCATCGCAGATACTGGCGTAGCTTGCGGATCAGAA AGGTGGAGGACAAGGAGGAGGAACCCTCCAATTCTGAGCTGGTCACCAAGAAGGAGCCTCAACCAGCCAATCCTGGGTCAGCCAAGGGGATGGCCAggccagaagaaaacattctggaagcAGGCATGGGGAAGGCTACCTCAGCATCACCTGTGGAGGAGTCCATTCCAGGCCAGGCTAAGTCAGAGATAGCCACGGTGGAGCTCGCTAAAGACAAGTCCTTGGAGGTAGCCACTGGTGGGGCCATGCTGGACCAGACCACCTCAGAGGGGCCTGTGGGGCACACCAAGCTAGCTTCATGCACTGACAGCCAGACCCCCCCATCCTCACCTGTGCAGGGAACCACCCCTTACATATTCCCCAGTAACTTGATTGAGAGTCTCAGGACCTTGGACCTAAGCAATAAGACTCAG AAGGCCCCAGATTCTCAGACCCCAGAAGAGAAGCTACTAGGAGAGGCAGCTGGAGGTCAGGACTTGGATGATTCCAAGCTGATGGGCTTTGGTGACACTGACGAG GCCACCTTTTATGCTGTGACACCACTGCCCTGGTGTCCCCATT
- the HDAC6 gene encoding histone deacetylase 6 isoform X4 — protein sequence MTSTGQDSTTNRQRRSRHNPHSPSHNSSVISKRGVKKGAVPRSSPSLAEVKKKGRMKKLSQAAEQDLIMGLQELDLNLEPKALSGTGLVFEEQLNEFHCLWDDSFPECPERLHAIKEQLTQEGLLDRCISFQARSAKKEELMLVHSLEYIDLMETTQYMNEAELRILAKTYDSVYLHPNSYTCACLASGSVLRLVDAVLGAKVRNGMAVIRPPGHHAQHNLMDGYCMFNHVAVAARYAQQKHDIQRVLIVDWDVHHGQGTQFTFDQDPSVLYFSIHRYEHGQFWPHLKASNWSATGFGRGQGYNINVPWNQVGMRDADYIAAFLRILLPVALEFQPQLVLVAAGYDALQGDPKGKMAATPAGFAQLTHMLMGLAGGKLILSLEGGYNYRSLAEGVSASLHTLLGDPCPMLESPGAPCLSARTSISCTLVALKPFWEVLMQSAETLEEDCVEKDKEEGPWEPPVPQIMAWPMLCARTGLVYDRRMMNHYNLWDNHHPEMPQRISRIMCHLEGLGLTERCLTLPARPATDAELLTCHRWGWNHLTAHQCSSHASSAEYIARLRATENMKTRELHREGANFDSIYICPSTFTCAQLATGAVCRLVEAVLAGEVLNGTAVVRPPGHHAEWDAACGFCFFNSVAVAARHAQAISGHALRILIVDWDIHHGNGTQHIFEDDPSVLYMSLHRYDHGTFFPMGNEGASSQIGQAPGVGFTVNVAWNGPRMGDPDYLAAWHRLVLPIAYEFNPELVLVSAGFDAAQGDPLGGCQVSPEGYAHLTHLLMGLANGRIILILEGGYNLTSISESMAACTRTLLGDPPPLLGPLRPPLSGALASISETVHVHRRYWRSLRIRKVEDKEEEPSNSELVTKKEPQPANPGSAKGMARPEENILEAGMGKATSASPVEESIPGQAKSEIATVELAKDKSLEKAPDSQTPEEKLLGEAAGGQDLDDSKLMGFGDTDEATFYAVTPLPWCPHLTAVCPIPAAGLDVTQPCQDCGSLQENWVCLSCYQVCCGRYINAHMIQHHEDLGHPLVLSFVDLSTWCYHCQAYVHHQALLDVKNLAHQNKFGEDMPRPH from the exons ATGACCTCCACCGGCCAAGATTCCACCACAAACAGACAGCGAAGGAGTAGACACAACCCCCACTCACCCTCCCATAACTCCAGCGTCATCTCG AAGCGTGGTGTTAAAAAGGGTGCTGTACCCCGCTCCAGCCCTAGTCTAGCAGAGGTAAAGAagaaaggcagaatgaagaagcTCAGCCAAGCAGCAGAGCAAGACCTAATCATGGGGCTGCAAGAGCTG GATCTGAACCTGGAGCCCAAGGCACTGTCTGGCACAGGCTTGGTGTTCGAAGAGCAGCTAAATGAATTCCACTGCCTCTGGGATGACAG CTTCCCTGAATGCCCTGAGCGGCTCCATGCCATCAAGGAGCAGCTGACCCAGGAGGGCCTCTTAGATCGCTGTATCTCCTTCCAG GCTCGGTCAGCCAAAAAGGAGGAGCTGATGTTGGTTCACAG CCTAGAATACATTGATCTGATGGAGACGACCCAGTACATGAATGAGGCGGAACTCCGCATCCTGGCAAAGACCTATGACTCAGTCTACCTGCATCCA AACTCATACACCTGTGCCTGCCTAGCCTCAGGCTCTGTCCTCAGACTGGTGGATGCGGTTCTGGGGGCCAAAGTCCGGAATGGCATGGCTGTCATCAG GCCTCCTGGACACCACGCCCAGCACAATCTTATGGATGGGTATTGCATGTTCAACCATGTGGCCGTGGCTGCCCGCTACGCTCAGCAGAAGCATGATATTCAGAG GGTCCTTATTGTGGATTGGGATGTGCACCATGGTCAAGGAACACAGTTCACCTTTGACCAGGACCCCAG CGTCCTGTATTTCTCCATCCACCGCTATGAGCACGGCCAGTTCTGGCCCCACCTTAAGGCCTCTAACTGGTCCGCCACAGGCTTCGGCCGAGGTCAGGGATACAACATCAATGTGCCTTGGAACCAG GTGGGGATGCGGGATGCCGACTACATTGCTGCGTTCCTGCGCATCCTGCTGCCAGTTGCCCTTGAG TTCCAGCCACAGCTGGTCCTGGTGGCTGCTGGATATGATGCCCTCCAAGGGGACCCCAAG GGCAAGATGGCTGCCACTCCAGCAGGGTTCGCGCAGCTGACCCACATGCTCATGGGTCTGGCAGGAGGCAAGCTGATCCTGTCTCTGGAG GGTGGCTACAACTACCGCTCCCTGGCTGAGGGCGTCAGTGCCTCGCTCCACACCCTTCTGGGAGACCCTTGTCCCATGCTGGAGTCCCCTGGTGCCCCCTGCTTGAG TGCCCGAACTTCGATTTCCTGCACTCTGGTAGCCCTCAAGCCCTTCTGGGAGGTCCTTATGCAATCTG CTGAGACCCTCGAGGAGGACTGCGTGGAGAAGGACAAGGAGGAGGGGCCGTGGGAGCCCCCTGTGCCccaaatcatggcctggccaatgCTGTGTGCTCGCACAGGGCTGGTCTATGACCGGCGTATGATGAATCACTACAACTTATGGGACAA CCACCACCCCGAGATGCCCCAGCGCATCTCGCGAATTATGTGCCATCTGGAGGGGCTGGGCCTCACTGAGCGCTGCCTCACCCTGCCTGCACGCCCCGCCACAGATGCCGAGCTGCTCACCTGCCACAG GTGGGGCTGGAACCACCTCACTGCCCACCAGTGCTCGTCTCATGCCTCCAGTGCTGAGTACATAGCTCGTCTGCGGGCCACGGAGAACATGAAGACCCGGGAACTGCACCGTGAGGGCGCCAActttgactccatctacatctgCCCCAGCACCTTCACCTGTGCACAGCTCGCCACTGGCGCTGTGTGCCGCCTAGTGGAGGCTGTGCTTGCTGGAGAG GTACTGAATGGTACTGCTGTGGTGCGCCCACCAGGACACCATGCAGAGTGGGATGCTGCTTGTGGTTTCTGCTTTTTTAACTCTGTGGCTGTGGCTGCTCGCCATGCCCAGGCCATCAGTGGGCATGCCCTGCG gatcCTGATCGTGGATTGGGACATCCATCATGGTAATGGAACTCAGCACATATTTGAGGATGACCCCAG TGTGCTCTACATGTCACTTCACCGCTATGATCATGGCACCTTCTTCCCCATGGGGAATGAGGGTGCCAGCAGCCAGATTGGCCAGGCCCCCGGTGTAGGCTTCACTGTCAACGTGGCCTGGAATGGGCCCCGCATGGGTGACCCCGACTACCTGGCTGCCTGGCATCGTCTGGTACTTCCCATTGCCTACGAG TTTAACCCAGAACTGGTGCTGGTCTCAGCTGGCTTTGACGCCGCACAGGGAGACCCCTTGGGGGGTTGCCAGGTGTCACCTGAAGGCTACGCCCACCTCACCCACCTGCTGATGGGCCTTGCCAACGGCCGCATTATCCTAATCCTAGAG GGTGGCTATAACCTGACATCCATCTCGGAGTCCATGGCTGCCTGCACCCGCACCCTCCTTGGGGACCCACCACCCCTGCTGGGCCCTCTGAGGCCCCCGCTATCAGGGGCCCTTGCCTCGATCTCAGAGACTGTCCACGTCCATCGCAGATACTGGCGTAGCTTGCGGATCAGAA AGGTGGAGGACAAGGAGGAGGAACCCTCCAATTCTGAGCTGGTCACCAAGAAGGAGCCTCAACCAGCCAATCCTGGGTCAGCCAAGGGGATGGCCAggccagaagaaaacattctggaagcAGGCATGGGGAAGGCTACCTCAGCATCACCTGTGGAGGAGTCCATTCCAGGCCAGGCTAAGTCAGAGATAGCCACGGTGGAGCTCGCTAAAGACAAGTCCTTGGAG AAGGCCCCAGATTCTCAGACCCCAGAAGAGAAGCTACTAGGAGAGGCAGCTGGAGGTCAGGACTTGGATGATTCCAAGCTGATGGGCTTTGGTGACACTGACGAG GCCACCTTTTATGCTGTGACACCACTGCCCTGGTGTCCCCATT